A single Rhopalosiphum padi isolate XX-2018 chromosome 4, ASM2088224v1, whole genome shotgun sequence DNA region contains:
- the LOC132929759 gene encoding ATP-dependent RNA helicase Ddx1 — MAAAFEEMGVLPEIGKAIEEMDWLLPTDIQAEAIPLILGGGDVLIAAETGSGKTGAFCLPVIQIVWETLKQTGKHRNSLPVNVSGVTDPWAMSVWDRSSAVAVTPDGKKCQSREQKDWHGCRATKGVKNSGKYYFETTVTDEGLCRVGWSTPGAVLDLGTDKFGFGFGGTGKKSNNKQFDSYGESFGLHDTIGCWLDLDNWTIGFSKNGKYLGDAFKIPANLKTSAFYPAVVLKNAEISFNFGESSFKYDIPKDFTAISKAPSNRIELSQCNAPKIDSNTKKPSNAPYAIIIEPSRELAEQTFNQIKNFKKYLEEPQVKDLLVVGGFSIKDQIAALSSGVDIIVATPGRLEDLISGGHLSLSHCRFYILDEADGLLKQRYTKLIDNLHEKMPKVSCDGKRLQMIVCSATLHDFEVKKLATRLMHFPTWVDLKGEDAVPETVHHVVVTVDSQKDSSWTCLKNHIPTDGVHDRDNIRALNTSEALSQGVKLLKGEYCIKAINKHKMDKALIFCRTKLDCDNLEKYFKQLGSFYTCCTLHGSRNVNDRRMNLEKFKNGEIKFLICTDVAARGIDVNGLPFMINMTLPDDKTNYVHRIGRVGRAERMGLAISFVATTPEKVWYHGEWCPSRGQRCSNTNLTTNKGCCIWYNEPQYLAEIEDHLNITIPQVGSELDIPMNEFDGKVVYGQKKAKNGPSYKNHYDQLLSTINELTQLETKAQYLYLHMLNN; from the coding sequence atgGCGGCGGCGTTTGAAGAGATGGGAGTTTTGCCCGAAATAGGTAAAGCCATTGAAGAAATGGATTGGCTGTTGCCTACGGACATTCAAGCGGAAGCGATACCTCTAATACTTGGCGGCGGTGACGTGTTAATAGCCGCAGAGACTGGTAGTGGTAAAACGGGAGCGTTTTGTTTGCCGGTTATTCAAATAGTGTGGGAAACGCTCAAACAAACCGGTAAACACCGGAATAGTTTACCGGTCAATGTATCTGGTGTCACAGATCCATGGGCCATGAGCGTGTGGGACCGTTCATCTGCCGTAGCCGTGACGCCAGACGGTAAAAAATGTCAATCAAGAGAGCAAAAGGATTGGCATGGTTGTAGAGCTACCAAAGGCGTTAAAAATTcgggaaaatattatttcgaaacAACTGTCACTGATGAAGGTCTGTGTCGAGTTGGCTGGTCTACACCAGGAGCTGTGTTAGATCTGGGTACAGATAAATTTGGTTTTGGTTTTGGTGGAACAGGCAAGAAGTCAAATAACAAACAGTTTGATTCTTATGGAGAAAGTTTTGGTTTACACGATACAATTGGCTGTTGGCTAGATCTAGACAATTGGACTATTGGATTcagtaaaaatggtaaatatcTTGGCGATGCATTTAAAATACCTGCAAATTTGAAAACCTCTGCATTTTATCCAGCTGTTGTGTTAAAAAATGCtgaaatatcatttaattttggtGAATCATCATTTAAGTATGATATTCCTAAAGACTTCACTGCTATAAGTAAAGCACCTAGCAATCGTATTGAACTCTCTCAGTGTAATGCTCCAAAAATAGATTCAAATACAAAAAAGCCAAGTAATGCGCCATatgcaataattattgaacCTTCTAGGGAATTGGCTGAACAgacttttaatcaaataaaaaactttaaaaaataccttGAAGAACCGCAAGTTAAAGATCTCTTAGTAGTAGGTGGTTTTAGCATTAAAGACCAGATTGCTGCATTGTCTTCTGGTGTTGATATTATTGTTGCTACCCCTGGTCGTCTGGAAGATCTAATATCTGGCGGCCATTTATCTTTATCTCATTGTAGATTTTATATATTGGACGAAGCTGATGGATTACTAAAACAACGTTACACAAAACTTATAGACAATCTACATGAAAAGATGCCAAAAGTTTCATGTGATGGTAAAAGACTACAAATGATTGTTTGCTCTGCTACACTTCAtgattttgaagtaaaaaaattGGCGACACGTCTCATGCACTTTCCAACGTGGGTAGATCTTAAAGGTGAAGACGCTGTTCCTGAGACTGTACACCATGTTGTGGTTACTGTTGACTCCCAAAAAGATTCATCGTGGACTTGTTTGAAAAATCACATTCCAACTGATGGTGTACATGATAGAGATAATATAAGAGCACTGAATACATCTGAAGCTTTATCTCAAGGTGTAAAGCTTTTAAAAGGCGAATACTGTATCAAAGCTATTAACAAACACAAAATGGACAAAGCTCTTATATTTTGCCGCACTAAACTTGACTgtgataatttagaaaaatactttaaacaaCTTGGTTCTTTTTATACTTGTTGTACTCTTCATGGGTCGCGAAATGTAAACGATCGTAGAATGAATTtggaaaagtttaaaaatggcgaaatcaagtttttaatttgtactgATGTAGCAGCTCGTGGCATTGACGTTAACGGGTTACcttttatgattaatatgacTTTACCCGATGACAAGACAAATTATGTACATAGAATCGGTCGTGTAGGTAGAGCAGAACGTATGGGATTGGCCATTTCATTTGTAGCTACTACCCCAGAAAAAGTTTGGTATCACGGTGAATGGTGTCCATCCAGGGGACAGAGGTGTTCAAATACTAATTTAACTACCAACAAAGGCTGTTGCATATGGTACAATGAACCTCAATATTTGGCTGAAATTGAAGATCATTTGAACATAACTATACCACAAGTTGGTTCAGAACTGGATATTCCTATGAATGAATTTGATGGAAAAGTTGTTTATGGTCAAAAAAAAGCAAAGAATGGACCCtcgtataaaaatcattatgacCAATTGTTGTCTACTATCAATGAACTCACACAATTAGAAACTAAGgctcaatatttgtatttgcaCATGCTTAATAATTAA
- the LOC132929761 gene encoding NADH dehydrogenase [ubiquinone] 1 beta subcomplex subunit 10 has translation MSSDSDTMPGKIFGYEKQKHTGRNSIEDFLENLKGVILGPVIWVRETIVKPNQKDYNYYHEQLRRVPTVDQCYDDDRLCKWEANQQLIRDKLIDSNILSILRQRYEDCRIYEAPDGIRKCKPLSEIYQEAEENYSIKYGDLGVAVTAERCYAKQLNRMIWERRHGPVGTGMKKDSL, from the exons ATGTCTTCGGATTCAGACACCATGCCCGGGAAGATTTTCGGTTATGAAAAACAAAAGCATACCGGTCGGAACTCAATCGAAGACTTTTTAGAGAACCTAAAAGGCGTAATCCTTGGACCGGTAATCTGGGTTAGAG aaaccaTTGTAAAGCCCAATCAAAAAGATTACAACTACTATCATGAACAGTTACGTAGAGTGCCTACAGTTGATCAATGTTATGACGACGATAGGCTGTGCAAATGGGAAGCTAATCAACAGTTAATTCGGGATAA GTTGATAGATAGCAATATTCTATCCATTTTAAGACAAAGGTATGAAGATTGTCGGATTTATGAAGCACCAGATGGTATAAGAAAATGCAAACCATTGTCTGAAATTTATCAAGAAGCTGAGgaaaattattcaatcaaat aCGGTGATTTAGGCGTTGCTGTTACTGCTGAAAGATGCTATGCAAAACAACTTAATCGCATGATATGGGAGAGACGCCACGGACCCGTTGGAACAGGAATGAAAAAAGATAGCTTGTAA
- the LOC132929762 gene encoding ribonuclease kappa: MKFCGPKLSLCGIIISIWGIIQLVLMGFFYYIRSVALIEDLNIPEEHKFTNSQDFYSYADKMYSLNAYNCWIAACLYIFTLVVSGHQFYMNNRNTMSL; encoded by the exons ATGAAATTCTGTGGACCTAAACTGTCCCTGTGCGGGATCATTATCAGCATTTGGGGAATAATCCAATTG GTCTTGATGGGATTTTTCTATTACATCCGGAGTGTAGCGCTCATTGAAGACTTGAATATTCCTGAAGAACACAAGTTCACTAATTCACAAGATTTCTACAGCTACGCTGACAAAATGTATTCTCTG AACGCATATAACTGTTGGATTGCTGCCTgtctttatatatttacattagttGTATCAGGACATCAATTCTATATGAACAACCGCAACACAATGAgtttgtaa
- the LOC132929760 gene encoding farnesyl pyrophosphate synthase-like isoform X2, producing the protein MNKMLTFTRSLSRRSAYFLSDAAAVRENLFRPMSTVRAPPVPPAITGTAVSKDETRDFMAVFPDVVRDLTDTGRNLDIPDVTKWLSKVLQYNVPGGKKNRGLALVLSFKMLSSPSDQTDENLRLSYILGWCVEILQAYQLVLDDIMDNAITRRGRPCWYRHNDIGLMAVNDGILLEQTIYQLIKKYFKDKPYYIHILELFYDVTMKTSMGQCLDMLTANSFKTKKLEKYTMENYTAIVKYKTAYYSFFLPVCLAMRMTNINDPEIFRQAKTILLEMGHFFQVQDDFLDCYGDPEVMGKIGTDIEDGKCSWLAVVALQKVNSEQKKIMEDNYGIDDPSNVAIIKDLYAQLKLANTFQLYEEESYKLICTHIQQLSRGLSQDMFFKFLEKIYKRTL; encoded by the exons ATGAACAAAATGTTGACATTCACTAGATCCCTTAGCCGTCGAAGCGCTTATTTCCTAAGCGACGCGGCCGCCGTCAGAGAGAATTTATTTCG GCCCATGAGTACCGTTCGCGCACCGCCAGTGCCTCCGGCCATAACCGGTACAGCCGTCAGCAAAGATGAGACCAGGGATTTCATGGCAGTGTTTCCAGACGTTGTCAGAGATCTGACGGATACCGGCCGTAACTTGGACATACCCGATGTCACAAAGTGGCTTTCAAAG GTGTTGCAATACAACGTGCCCGGTGGTAAGAAAAACCGAGGATTGGCTTTGGTTCTGTCATTCAAAATGCTTTCCTCACCTTCAGATCAAACCGATGAAAATCTTAGACTGTCTTACATACTGGGATGGTGTGTTGAAATT CTACAAGCTTATCAATTAGTGTTGGATGACATAATGGACAATGCTATTACTAGACGTGGACGTCCATGTTGGTATCGACACAATGATATTGGTCTAATGGCAGTGAACGATGGTATTCTCCTCGAACAGACTATTTACcagttgattaaaaaatatttcaaggaTAAGccttactatatacatattctgGAGCTGTTCTATGAt GTTACAATGAAAACGTCGATGGGTCAGTGTCTTGATATGTTAACTGCAAACAGCTTCAAgacaaaaaaacttgaaaaatatacCATGGAAAATTATACAGCTATTGTGAAATATAAGACTGCTTATTATTCGTTTTTCCTTCCCGTATGTCTCGCAATGCGCATG acaAACATCAATGACCCAGAAATCTTTAGACAAGCAAAGACCATATTGCTTGAAATGGGGCACTTCTTTCAAGTTCag gaTGACTTTTTAGATTGTTATGGCGATCCAGAGGTTATGGGAAAAATTGGTACAGACATTGAAGATGGCAAATGTTCATGGTTAGCAGTAGTGGCTTTGCAAAAAGTCAATTCCGAGCAAAAGAAAATTATGgag GATAACTATGGTATTGACGATCCATCAAATGTTGCAATCATCAAAGATTTGTATGCACAATTGAAATTGGCAAACACATTTCAACTCTATGAAGaagaaagttataaattaatatgtactcATATTCAGCAGTTATCACGAGGTTTGTCACAAGAcatgtttttcaaatttttggaaAAGATTTACAAGAGAACactctaa
- the LOC132929760 gene encoding farnesyl pyrophosphate synthase-like isoform X1, which translates to MNKMLTFTRSLSRRSAYFLSDAAAVRENLFRNSSCFRPMSTVRAPPVPPAITGTAVSKDETRDFMAVFPDVVRDLTDTGRNLDIPDVTKWLSKVLQYNVPGGKKNRGLALVLSFKMLSSPSDQTDENLRLSYILGWCVEILQAYQLVLDDIMDNAITRRGRPCWYRHNDIGLMAVNDGILLEQTIYQLIKKYFKDKPYYIHILELFYDVTMKTSMGQCLDMLTANSFKTKKLEKYTMENYTAIVKYKTAYYSFFLPVCLAMRMTNINDPEIFRQAKTILLEMGHFFQVQDDFLDCYGDPEVMGKIGTDIEDGKCSWLAVVALQKVNSEQKKIMEDNYGIDDPSNVAIIKDLYAQLKLANTFQLYEEESYKLICTHIQQLSRGLSQDMFFKFLEKIYKRTL; encoded by the exons ATGAACAAAATGTTGACATTCACTAGATCCCTTAGCCGTCGAAGCGCTTATTTCCTAAGCGACGCGGCCGCCGTCAGAGAGAATTTATTTCG aaattcaTCCTGTTTCAGGCCCATGAGTACCGTTCGCGCACCGCCAGTGCCTCCGGCCATAACCGGTACAGCCGTCAGCAAAGATGAGACCAGGGATTTCATGGCAGTGTTTCCAGACGTTGTCAGAGATCTGACGGATACCGGCCGTAACTTGGACATACCCGATGTCACAAAGTGGCTTTCAAAG GTGTTGCAATACAACGTGCCCGGTGGTAAGAAAAACCGAGGATTGGCTTTGGTTCTGTCATTCAAAATGCTTTCCTCACCTTCAGATCAAACCGATGAAAATCTTAGACTGTCTTACATACTGGGATGGTGTGTTGAAATT CTACAAGCTTATCAATTAGTGTTGGATGACATAATGGACAATGCTATTACTAGACGTGGACGTCCATGTTGGTATCGACACAATGATATTGGTCTAATGGCAGTGAACGATGGTATTCTCCTCGAACAGACTATTTACcagttgattaaaaaatatttcaaggaTAAGccttactatatacatattctgGAGCTGTTCTATGAt GTTACAATGAAAACGTCGATGGGTCAGTGTCTTGATATGTTAACTGCAAACAGCTTCAAgacaaaaaaacttgaaaaatatacCATGGAAAATTATACAGCTATTGTGAAATATAAGACTGCTTATTATTCGTTTTTCCTTCCCGTATGTCTCGCAATGCGCATG acaAACATCAATGACCCAGAAATCTTTAGACAAGCAAAGACCATATTGCTTGAAATGGGGCACTTCTTTCAAGTTCag gaTGACTTTTTAGATTGTTATGGCGATCCAGAGGTTATGGGAAAAATTGGTACAGACATTGAAGATGGCAAATGTTCATGGTTAGCAGTAGTGGCTTTGCAAAAAGTCAATTCCGAGCAAAAGAAAATTATGgag GATAACTATGGTATTGACGATCCATCAAATGTTGCAATCATCAAAGATTTGTATGCACAATTGAAATTGGCAAACACATTTCAACTCTATGAAGaagaaagttataaattaatatgtactcATATTCAGCAGTTATCACGAGGTTTGTCACAAGAcatgtttttcaaatttttggaaAAGATTTACAAGAGAACactctaa